In Podospora pseudopauciseta strain CBS 411.78 chromosome 2 map unlocalized CBS411.78m_2, whole genome shotgun sequence, the genomic stretch GTGTATGTTCCCTCGACTTGGTTGGTGTACGAGTGTGGTCCATAGGCCAGTATTCACCTGTGCAAACCTCAGCCTTGATAATTTCAAAACGGCAGAAAGAAGAATAtaacgacaacaacaccaaacacagACATCATTGTTGGTATCATATCGCAGTATCTCTAAAATCATGGCTCGTAAATGCAATAAtaacccacaaccacccttTTTTGTACCGCCCGCCCCTGAAACGCCAAAACTCCAGTCCCCTCTCCTTTAGCAGGCGACAAACTAGGAGAAATGAATACCCTCCTCGTGGAACGCCACCAATAGCTTCAAAAAGTCGTTCTGATCGCACTGCCTCgctctcttctcccccagcCCCGTGCTCGCAAGCACCTTGTTGACCTTGGCCTTGACCACCATCGCAACCTTTGACTTGGGGTTCCTGCTCGGCGTTttggcagcggcggccttgtcctcctcgtccttcATCTCCTTGAAAAACTCGGGCAtatcctcatcgtcttccaCATCCATCCcgttatcctcctcctcctcctcctcctcattatcatccccatccgctccatcatcatccatatcaacatccatcccctcttcctcccccaccaccgcccccacccccgcagcagcaaccccttCATCAACAGGAATATTATTCAACGAGCAATACACCTTGTAATTCCTCTCACACATGGCCAAAACCTCCTTGATCGCAAACGACGCATTCAACGTCTTGTTCTTCCTGTTGAACGCaatcctcaacaacccatcaAACTCATCAAAAGCAATATTCGGCCTCGCTGACCCAATCAACGGCTCAATCCTAACAACGTCACTCTCCACCTTGGGAGGCGGCTTAAAGTTTTGTTTCCCCACCTTCATGATGTGCTTGCAGGTGGCCCAAAAGTTGACATTGACCGACAGACGGGAGTAGAGCGCGTCGCCGGGTTTGGCGACGAGGCGTTTGGCGAACTCGCGCTGGAACATGAGGACCGCCACGCGGGGGGGGTTGGGCATGGCGAGCATCTTGAAGATcagaggagaggagattTGGTAGGGTgtgttggagatgagggcGTCGCAGGGGGGCATTTCGGGCATTTTGATCACGTCACCGAGGATGACTTCGAGCTTTTTGGCCAGGGGGGTGCCTTGGACGCGCTTGGTTACTTCGGCGCCCATGCGGGGGTCGATATCGACTGAGAAAGAGGGAACATTAGTACTTGAAAAGGGGGTAGGGGGTGGAagaaaggaaggaaggaaggaaggaaggggggcgGCATACTGGCAATGaccttctttgccttttccAGGGCGCGGACGGTGATGTTACCGGTACCAGGACCGATTTCGACGACGACATCGGTGGGCTTGAGGTAGGCCTTTTCGACAATGGCGTCGCTGATGCCGGGGTTCTTGAGAATATGCTGGCCATAGTCCTTGTCGAACTTGAAGATGTTGGTGCTGGCGGCGGGCTTCGACTTGCGATCGTAGGGGCCGCTGGGCCCTccgcccttcttctgcttggcGGCCTTTGGCATGATGTCGTCTGCAATTTTGGCGGTGGGATGATCAGAGTCGGGAGGTTTTGTTCGGAACCTTGCGACAGGTCTGTTGTCTCGGCCGGTGATTCGCGCATAAAGTGAATACAGAACCCTCACCGCAGCCTTCTAGCGATCATCCGAGTGTCCCATATGTTCCACATAATTT encodes the following:
- the DIM1_1 gene encoding Dimethyladenosine transferase (COG:A; BUSCO:EOG09263720; EggNog:ENOG503NU08) — protein: MPKAAKQKKGGGPSGPYDRKSKPAASTNIFKFDKDYGQHILKNPGISDAIVEKAYLKPTDVVVEIGPGTGNITVRALEKAKKVIAIDIDPRMGAEVTKRVQGTPLAKKLEVILGDVIKMPEMPPCDALISNTPYQISSPLIFKMLAMPNPPRVAVLMFQREFAKRLVAKPGDALYSRLSVNVNFWATCKHIMKVGKQNFKPPPKVESDVVRIEPLIGSARPNIAFDEFDGLLRIAFNRKNKTLNASFAIKEVLAMCERNYKVYCSLNNIPVDEGVAAAGVGAVVGEEEGMDVDMDDDGADGDDNEEEEEEEDNGMDVEDDEDMPEFFKEMKDEEDKAAAAKTPSRNPKSKVAMVVKAKVNKVLASTGLGEKRARQCDQNDFLKLLVAFHEEGIHFS